In Pseudomonas fakonensis, one DNA window encodes the following:
- a CDS encoding DUF6625 family protein, giving the protein MKTSTPRILFVIPYFGQWPFWMPFFLESCRRNPDIDWLLFSDCGVPDELPANVRIEAISYADYCRLVSERLGIDFAPANAYKLCDLKPALGYIHADRLDGYDFWAFGDIDLVYGNLRAYFTDERLASRDFFSTHERRVAGHLCLIRNTPCKRELFMRMKNWRERLSDETHHALDEGAFSRLFLRHKNLPRPLFRMLGQLYPLRRRSEFREAFSTPNGCIVWHDGTSTFPRRWYWREGRLSNDLDGSREFPYFHFVCWKRNEWSQLSKPDPHQVRQLAASSAWVISDSGFHQEQV; this is encoded by the coding sequence TTGAAAACTTCGACTCCGCGAATTCTGTTCGTCATCCCTTATTTCGGGCAATGGCCGTTCTGGATGCCGTTCTTTCTGGAAAGCTGTCGCCGTAACCCCGACATCGACTGGTTGTTGTTCAGCGACTGTGGGGTGCCCGACGAGCTGCCGGCGAACGTGCGCATCGAGGCCATCAGCTACGCCGACTACTGCCGGCTGGTGTCCGAGCGCCTGGGCATCGACTTTGCGCCCGCGAACGCATACAAGCTGTGTGACCTCAAGCCGGCGCTGGGCTACATCCATGCAGATCGCCTCGACGGCTATGACTTCTGGGCCTTCGGCGACATCGATCTGGTCTATGGCAACTTGCGCGCCTATTTCACCGATGAGCGGCTGGCCAGCCGGGACTTCTTCTCCACCCACGAGCGCCGCGTGGCAGGCCACCTGTGCCTGATCCGCAACACGCCGTGCAAGCGCGAATTGTTCATGCGCATGAAGAACTGGCGCGAACGCCTTAGCGACGAAACCCATCATGCACTGGATGAAGGGGCGTTCAGCCGGCTGTTCCTGCGCCACAAGAACCTTCCGCGGCCACTGTTCCGGATGCTGGGCCAGCTCTATCCGCTGCGTCGACGCAGTGAGTTCCGCGAGGCGTTCAGTACCCCGAACGGGTGTATTGTCTGGCATGATGGCACATCGACATTCCCGCGGCGCTGGTACTGGCGCGAGGGTCGGCTGAGCAATGACCTGGATGGCAGTCGGGAATTTCCCTATTTCCACTTCGTTTGCTGGAAACGCAACGAATGGTCACAGTTGTCCAAGCCGGACCCGCACCAGGTGCGCCAGTTGGCCGCTTCATCGGCGTGGGTCATCAGTGACAGCGGGTTTCATCAGGAACAGGTATGA
- a CDS encoding glycosyltransferase, producing MSAPQPLVTVIIASYNHGPYIEESILSVVNQTYPNIELLVVDDGSSDDSVERIQRLQALHGFDFRVQQNMGLTHTLNSAIARAQGSLIAPFGSDDIMMPDRIAIQVEYMADKPEVGICAGNIELIDSQGQLFPESRQRRDVPFRRLDFDDMFLERKPYPPAPTLLFRREALQKVGGFDPDIRLEDLLIELKVTHAGYFIDGLSVVMARYRKHATNSYKNHRFMIDNILRSYALFSDHPRYEEVKYKALNSMFLKTANRDRALARELLAQIPLSAFTRKTWRGLGRLWFCPLEKN from the coding sequence ATGAGTGCCCCCCAACCCTTGGTCACGGTGATCATCGCATCGTACAACCACGGGCCCTACATCGAGGAAAGCATCCTCAGTGTCGTCAACCAGACCTATCCCAACATCGAGCTGCTGGTGGTGGATGACGGTTCCAGCGACGATAGCGTCGAGCGTATCCAGCGCTTGCAGGCGCTGCACGGTTTCGATTTCCGCGTGCAGCAGAACATGGGCCTGACCCACACCCTCAACAGCGCCATCGCCCGTGCCCAGGGCAGCCTGATTGCACCGTTCGGCTCGGACGACATCATGATGCCGGACCGTATCGCGATTCAGGTCGAGTACATGGCCGACAAGCCCGAGGTGGGTATCTGCGCCGGCAATATCGAACTGATCGATTCGCAGGGGCAGCTGTTCCCCGAATCGCGTCAGCGTCGTGACGTGCCGTTCCGGCGGCTGGATTTCGACGACATGTTCCTTGAGCGCAAGCCTTACCCGCCAGCGCCGACCCTGCTGTTCCGCCGCGAGGCCCTGCAAAAGGTCGGCGGCTTCGACCCGGACATCCGCCTCGAAGACCTGCTGATCGAATTGAAGGTGACCCATGCCGGTTACTTCATCGACGGCCTGAGCGTGGTCATGGCGCGCTACCGCAAGCACGCCACCAACTCGTACAAGAACCACCGCTTCATGATCGACAACATACTGCGCAGCTACGCCTTGTTCAGCGATCATCCGCGTTATGAAGAGGTGAAGTACAAGGCGCTGAACTCGATGTTCCTCAAGACCGCCAATCGTGATCGGGCACTGGCCCGTGAACTGCTGGCGCAGATTCCGCTGAGTGCTTTCACCCGCAAGACCTGGCGTGGTCTTGGGCGCCTGTGGTTCTGCCCGCTGGAAAAGAACTGA
- a CDS encoding glycosyltransferase, translated as MTQRFKVLQLQPDYNIKQHDFADLAEQIFKALPPERFETTMAFLKGRPGPGEAVSRAERSVYFEFSDKALKGMRLKASWQLFQFCRREKFDVVICNRFKPVNMLLQLNRWLKIPLCIGISHGFGEYDRVYRRRQAQRLIDRRWQFVGVSPAVKQYLVDLGCGFTEANTHGITNAIDIEQAEALQLGRQQAREQLGLPLDARLVGALGRLVPIKGHSHLIEAFAALKDKYPDAHLAIIGAGREQANLQAQIERAGLAGRAHLLGFRENALQYVRAFDIWTMPSLAEGLGLALLEGMSGHLPVIASNVPAMLPLIEGAGGLAVPPADVGAIKDALDTYLALDGQALRAKGEQAYQYLTHHHDIEEFRQRYLALIESGLQAAPKELS; from the coding sequence ATGACGCAGCGTTTCAAGGTCCTGCAGCTGCAGCCGGACTACAACATCAAGCAGCATGATTTCGCCGACCTGGCCGAGCAGATCTTCAAGGCCCTGCCGCCTGAGCGCTTCGAGACCACCATGGCCTTCCTCAAGGGCCGCCCGGGCCCGGGCGAGGCGGTGAGCCGGGCCGAACGCTCGGTGTACTTCGAGTTTTCCGACAAGGCCCTCAAAGGCATGCGCCTGAAGGCGTCCTGGCAGCTGTTCCAGTTCTGCCGGCGAGAAAAGTTCGATGTGGTCATTTGTAACCGCTTCAAACCGGTGAACATGCTGCTGCAACTCAATCGCTGGCTGAAGATCCCGCTGTGCATCGGTATCTCCCATGGTTTTGGCGAGTATGACCGGGTTTACCGGCGTCGCCAGGCGCAGCGCCTGATCGACCGGCGCTGGCAGTTCGTCGGGGTGTCGCCGGCGGTGAAGCAGTACCTGGTCGACCTGGGTTGCGGTTTTACCGAGGCCAACACTCATGGCATCACCAACGCCATCGATATCGAACAGGCCGAGGCGTTGCAACTGGGCCGCCAGCAAGCCCGGGAGCAACTTGGCTTGCCGCTTGACGCGCGATTGGTCGGTGCCCTTGGCCGGTTGGTGCCGATCAAGGGCCATAGCCACCTGATCGAGGCGTTTGCTGCCCTCAAGGATAAATACCCGGACGCCCATCTGGCGATCATCGGCGCTGGCCGTGAGCAGGCGAACCTGCAGGCGCAGATCGAACGCGCAGGCCTGGCCGGGCGCGCCCACCTGCTGGGTTTTCGTGAGAACGCCTTGCAGTACGTGCGAGCCTTCGATATCTGGACCATGCCGTCCTTGGCCGAAGGCCTGGGGCTGGCGCTACTCGAAGGCATGAGCGGCCACCTGCCGGTCATCGCCTCGAACGTGCCTGCCATGCTGCCGTTGATCGAAGGCGCCGGCGGGCTGGCGGTGCCGCCGGCCGACGTGGGCGCAATCAAAGACGCGCTGGACACCTACCTCGCCCTTGACGGGCAAGCCCTGCGCGCCAAAGGCGAGCAGGCCTATCAATACCTTACGCATCACCACGATATCGAAGAGTTCCGCCAGCGCTACCTGGCCCTGATCGAGTCTGGCTTGCAAGCTGCGCCGAAGGAGCTGTCATGA
- a CDS encoding antimicrobial resistance protein Mig-14: MLNYIQAWRERGWQVIDALAYQQAWQRYGGSVATHPLVVEQLAGLAQIPVRYLGWVEGGELKAAVPAWGRHLALSKDVLKRQGKKGLFDLGNAEIILPAAVDAGAPLRHAGRYLSELSQGRFSGLKAQAEQLAMARPHEDLSKKFRYNQRRELRLLEEAGGVVRPIGEFTAAQIAAMYCDLFQRRWGFPAVGAERMADVLERLGHLLIGSVLLLDDAPIAIQLVYRVEAPEWVSVEYVNGGVDPETRAFSPGSVLSFLNTQAAWEHANACGKPLRFSFGRADREYKERWCNPVQVFQS, translated from the coding sequence ATGCTCAACTACATCCAGGCCTGGCGCGAGCGCGGCTGGCAGGTCATTGATGCGCTGGCCTACCAGCAAGCTTGGCAGCGCTACGGCGGTAGCGTTGCCACCCACCCGCTGGTGGTCGAACAACTGGCCGGGCTGGCGCAGATTCCTGTGCGCTACCTGGGTTGGGTCGAAGGTGGTGAGTTGAAGGCCGCCGTGCCTGCCTGGGGTCGTCACCTGGCGCTGTCCAAGGATGTGCTCAAGCGCCAGGGCAAGAAAGGCCTGTTCGACCTCGGCAACGCCGAGATCATCTTGCCAGCTGCCGTTGATGCCGGCGCACCGCTGCGCCATGCAGGGCGCTACCTGTCCGAACTGAGCCAGGGCCGTTTCAGCGGCCTCAAGGCACAGGCCGAGCAGTTGGCCATGGCTCGCCCTCACGAAGACCTGTCGAAGAAGTTTCGCTACAACCAGCGCCGCGAGCTGCGCCTGCTGGAAGAGGCGGGCGGTGTGGTGCGGCCCATCGGTGAATTCACTGCGGCACAGATCGCCGCCATGTACTGCGACCTGTTCCAGCGCCGCTGGGGTTTCCCGGCGGTGGGGGCCGAACGCATGGCCGACGTGCTGGAGCGCCTGGGCCACCTGCTGATCGGCTCGGTGCTGTTGCTGGACGATGCGCCTATCGCGATTCAGCTGGTGTATCGGGTCGAGGCGCCGGAGTGGGTCAGCGTCGAGTACGTCAACGGTGGTGTCGACCCCGAGACCCGGGCATTCAGCCCCGGTAGTGTGCTCAGCTTCCTCAATACCCAGGCGGCCTGGGAACACGCCAACGCTTGCGGCAAGCCCCTGCGCTTTTCGTTCGGCCGCGCCGACCGTGAGTACAAGGAGCGCTGGTGCAACCCTGTGCAGGTGTTCCAGTCGTGA
- a CDS encoding bifunctional O-antigen ligase/aminoglycoside phosphotransferase family protein, whose amino-acid sequence MQASFIKTGANRLFDSICLWVLPAGLFLLLSALFLFPDRSHLHKVYYALFSIPTLLALCVRPSEFRLLREPLVALFVVFAGLALISLGWSDSEDSVGSLIKPPLHTFMLFAGMTLLLRYRQEALQPVLLAGALVALLTTLPPLLDFLRHYTPEARLIGSGALDNPLLSSHVFGFFSIYWLVVCMSSKDPRVLALSGCALGLMCLVILATGSRTPLMAMTLAAIWLAVLRQDRRAALLLAALVVAAIVGLLAIPSLLERGSSYRFEIWQAALEQVAQQPWLGHGYDAHLAIDPGQGIVFREPHSFPIGTLYYVGVLGFLPWLGMLLVGIYSGWRYRGQPLFVLASTLLVYGIAAGLTEGGGILPRPKEHWFLLWIPLALIAALNIARRDGRLPTPAMQDLSPAHAGQLQANAVVIEQDGLGPKVLRLVDGSFLKLFRRRAWYTSGRFNPYAARFAHNSQQLATMGFVTPKIIGLYRFADASTAVHYQPLPGQTLRQAMEQSESPEQRQALTLRFGNYLARLHEQGVYFRSLHLGNVLVHEGGFALIDLADMRIMPSALSLNLRQRNLRHMQRYEQDRTWLFEENAAQLLQGYAEQASMKALARIQRSIGAPAGA is encoded by the coding sequence ATGCAAGCGAGCTTCATCAAGACTGGCGCCAACCGCCTGTTCGACTCGATCTGCCTGTGGGTACTGCCGGCGGGGCTTTTCCTGCTGCTCAGTGCGCTGTTTCTGTTCCCGGACCGCAGCCACCTGCACAAGGTGTACTACGCGCTGTTCAGCATTCCAACGCTGCTGGCGTTGTGTGTCCGGCCCAGCGAATTTCGCTTGCTCCGCGAGCCGCTGGTGGCTTTGTTCGTGGTATTCGCGGGGCTGGCCCTCATCAGCCTGGGCTGGAGTGACAGCGAAGACAGTGTGGGCAGCCTGATAAAACCCCCGCTGCACACTTTCATGCTGTTCGCTGGCATGACGCTACTGCTGCGTTACCGCCAGGAGGCTTTGCAACCAGTACTGCTGGCGGGTGCACTGGTCGCCCTGCTCACCACCCTGCCGCCTCTGCTCGACTTCCTGCGTCACTACACCCCTGAAGCACGCCTGATCGGTAGCGGCGCACTGGACAACCCACTGCTCAGCTCCCACGTTTTCGGGTTTTTCAGCATCTACTGGCTGGTCGTGTGCATGTCGAGCAAAGACCCTCGCGTGCTGGCCCTCAGCGGCTGCGCTCTGGGCCTGATGTGCCTGGTGATTCTTGCCACCGGCTCGCGCACGCCGCTGATGGCCATGACCCTCGCAGCGATATGGCTGGCCGTCCTGCGTCAGGACCGCCGCGCAGCCCTGCTTCTGGCAGCGCTGGTGGTCGCGGCGATCGTCGGCCTGCTGGCCATCCCCTCGCTGCTGGAGCGCGGCAGTTCGTACCGCTTCGAGATCTGGCAAGCGGCGCTGGAGCAAGTCGCCCAGCAGCCCTGGCTGGGCCATGGCTACGATGCCCATCTGGCCATAGACCCAGGCCAGGGCATTGTCTTCCGCGAACCGCACAGCTTCCCGATCGGCACCCTGTATTACGTGGGCGTGCTCGGTTTCCTGCCTTGGCTTGGCATGCTGCTGGTGGGCATCTACAGCGGCTGGCGCTATCGCGGCCAACCGCTGTTCGTGCTGGCCTCGACCTTGCTGGTCTATGGTATTGCCGCAGGCCTTACCGAAGGCGGCGGAATCCTGCCGCGGCCAAAGGAGCACTGGTTCCTGCTCTGGATCCCCCTGGCCTTGATCGCCGCCCTCAACATCGCCCGACGCGACGGGCGGCTGCCGACGCCTGCCATGCAAGACCTGTCGCCCGCACATGCCGGGCAACTGCAGGCCAATGCCGTGGTCATCGAGCAGGACGGCCTTGGCCCGAAAGTCCTGCGCCTGGTTGACGGCAGCTTCCTCAAGCTGTTCCGTCGCCGCGCCTGGTACACCTCGGGGCGCTTCAACCCCTACGCCGCGCGCTTTGCCCACAATAGCCAGCAACTGGCGACGATGGGCTTCGTGACCCCGAAGATCATCGGCCTGTACCGCTTCGCCGACGCCAGCACCGCCGTGCACTACCAGCCGTTGCCTGGGCAAACCCTGCGCCAGGCGATGGAACAGAGCGAGTCGCCGGAACAGCGCCAGGCCCTGACCTTGCGCTTTGGCAACTACCTGGCACGCCTGCACGAACAGGGGGTGTACTTCCGCTCGCTGCATCTGGGCAACGTGCTGGTGCATGAAGGGGGCTTCGCCCTGATCGACCTGGCCGACATGCGCATCATGCCTTCGGCCCTGTCACTGAACCTGCGCCAGCGCAACCTGCGACACATGCAGCGTTACGAGCAGGACCGTACCTGGCTGTTCGAGGAAAACGCCGCGCAGTTGCTGCAAGGCTACGCCGAACAGGCCAGCATGAAAGCACTGGCACGCATCCAGCGCAGCATCGGGGCCCCGGCCGGGGCCTGA
- a CDS encoding glycosyltransferase, with product MTNRSEPRILQFCHGYDGPFLDCARQYASLFQGSGYKVTTVFLTGAADAQVAAGCASDEVLFMEFSSAAVRGLKLGAIGALRKIAAQRDFSFCIAHRFKPIYVALLATSLPVIGVHHAFGDYQRKGRRLFANLFRQRLSLLGVSDAVRDDMRRCLPQWPAERIQTLYNRIDVEALQASLVPRDEARRALGLGNDAWVVGNVGRLHPDKDQATLLRGFAQALPGLPAGARLAILGKGRLEGKLKALAGELGIEGQVDFLGQVPDARRYFQAFDVFALSSDHEPFGMVLLEAMVAGVPLLATACGGAREVVEGVGVLFPLGDAGQLAQGLQHMAGLDAGQRAACAQHMLQRLGERFSDQAVRGTFWQLPHVRALVAEA from the coding sequence ATGACCAACCGCTCTGAACCGCGCATCCTGCAGTTCTGCCATGGCTACGACGGGCCATTTCTCGATTGCGCCCGTCAGTATGCCAGCCTGTTCCAGGGCAGCGGCTACAAGGTCACCACGGTGTTTCTTACCGGGGCAGCCGACGCGCAGGTTGCGGCCGGCTGCGCCTCGGACGAAGTGCTGTTCATGGAGTTCAGCTCGGCCGCCGTGCGCGGCCTGAAGCTGGGCGCCATCGGCGCGCTGCGCAAGATCGCCGCGCAGCGTGATTTCAGCTTTTGCATCGCCCATCGCTTCAAACCGATCTACGTTGCCCTGCTGGCCACCAGCCTTCCGGTGATCGGCGTGCACCATGCCTTCGGCGATTACCAGCGCAAGGGGCGGCGGTTGTTCGCCAACCTGTTCCGCCAGCGTCTGAGCTTGCTCGGCGTGTCGGACGCGGTGCGCGACGACATGCGCCGTTGCTTGCCCCAGTGGCCGGCCGAACGCATCCAGACCCTGTACAACCGCATCGATGTCGAGGCGCTGCAGGCCAGCCTGGTGCCTCGCGACGAAGCGCGTCGTGCTCTGGGCCTGGGCAACGACGCCTGGGTGGTCGGCAATGTCGGCCGCCTGCACCCGGACAAGGACCAGGCCACCCTGCTGCGCGGCTTTGCCCAGGCGTTGCCGGGCCTGCCGGCCGGTGCGCGCCTGGCGATCCTTGGCAAGGGGCGGCTGGAGGGCAAGCTCAAGGCGTTGGCCGGCGAGCTGGGCATCGAGGGTCAGGTGGACTTCCTCGGCCAGGTGCCGGATGCCCGCCGTTACTTCCAGGCTTTTGACGTGTTCGCCCTGAGCTCCGACCACGAGCCGTTCGGCATGGTGCTGCTGGAGGCCATGGTCGCCGGTGTGCCGTTGCTGGCAACTGCCTGTGGCGGGGCCCGCGAAGTGGTCGAAGGGGTTGGCGTACTGTTCCCGCTGGGGGATGCCGGGCAACTGGCCCAGGGCCTGCAGCACATGGCCGGGCTCGATGCCGGCCAGCGCGCTGCTTGCGCACAGCACATGCTGCAGCGCCTGGGCGAGCGTTTCAGTGACCAGGCGGTGCGTGGCACCTTCTGGCAGTTGCCACACGTACGCGCGCTGGTCGCGGAGGCTTGA
- a CDS encoding carbamoyltransferase family protein has product MALTILGLSGALSHDPSAALYVDGKLIAAAEEERFVRDKHAKNRMPYESAKFCLEQAGIKPSDVDVVAIPFAPISLFGKARWHYAKRYWYAPDRALDALLMGNRRYKRYRKKIVWCLEQLGFDPKKIKIEPVEHHLAHASSAYHCSGFKEKTAILGIDGKGEYATTFFGYGENGKIHKIKEFFDPDSLGGLYGAITEFLGFEMLDGEFKVMGMAPYGDASKYDFSRLASFENGELVINTEYANVIGLRRYKEKGKGFYFSPKLIEWLGPKREGDIADEPYIHYAASMQALFEKLALQMIDHYLGDTLKETGKLAFAGGCALNVKLNQKIIARDDVKELFVQPASGDAGTAVGAAAYVSHARGVPVEKMEHVYLGPAYSNEDVIAACARHPSQPVWRKLENMPEQIAKIMVDGNPVAWFQGRMEFGPRALGGRSIIGCPSVEGVADRINHQIKFRERWRPFCPSMLDTVAPQMIKIDHPAPFMTFTFEVAEEWKARVPEVVHEDGTSRAQVLKREYNPRYYDMMKALEVLTGNGVSLNTSLNRRGEPMICSPTDALNMFFGSDLQYLIMEDILVVKDGAEPYDQPL; this is encoded by the coding sequence TTGGCACTGACGATTCTTGGCCTGTCCGGCGCCCTTAGTCATGACCCTTCCGCGGCCCTGTACGTCGATGGCAAGCTGATTGCCGCCGCCGAAGAAGAGCGCTTCGTGCGTGACAAGCATGCGAAGAACCGCATGCCCTACGAGTCGGCGAAGTTCTGCCTGGAGCAGGCGGGCATCAAGCCGTCGGATGTCGATGTGGTGGCCATTCCGTTCGCCCCCATCAGCCTGTTCGGCAAGGCCCGCTGGCACTACGCCAAGCGCTACTGGTACGCCCCGGACCGCGCCCTCGACGCGCTGTTGATGGGCAACCGCCGCTACAAGCGCTACCGCAAGAAAATCGTCTGGTGCCTGGAACAACTGGGCTTCGACCCGAAGAAAATCAAGATCGAACCGGTCGAGCACCACCTGGCCCACGCGTCCAGCGCCTATCACTGCTCGGGTTTCAAAGAGAAAACCGCGATCCTGGGGATCGACGGTAAGGGCGAGTACGCCACGACTTTCTTTGGGTATGGCGAAAACGGCAAGATCCACAAGATCAAGGAATTCTTCGACCCGGACTCGCTGGGTGGCCTGTACGGCGCGATCACCGAGTTCCTCGGCTTCGAGATGCTCGATGGCGAGTTCAAGGTCATGGGCATGGCGCCGTACGGCGATGCCAGCAAGTACGATTTCTCGCGCCTGGCCAGCTTCGAAAACGGCGAACTGGTGATCAACACCGAGTACGCCAATGTCATCGGCCTGCGCCGCTATAAAGAGAAGGGCAAGGGCTTCTACTTCTCGCCCAAGCTGATCGAGTGGCTGGGCCCGAAACGTGAAGGCGACATCGCTGACGAGCCGTACATCCACTACGCGGCCAGCATGCAGGCGCTGTTCGAGAAGCTCGCCCTGCAGATGATCGACCACTACCTGGGCGACACGCTGAAAGAGACCGGCAAACTGGCCTTCGCCGGCGGCTGCGCGCTGAACGTCAAGCTGAACCAGAAAATCATCGCCCGCGACGACGTCAAAGAGCTGTTCGTCCAGCCGGCTTCCGGTGACGCCGGTACCGCAGTGGGCGCTGCGGCCTACGTGTCCCACGCCCGCGGTGTGCCGGTTGAGAAGATGGAGCACGTCTACCTCGGCCCTGCATACTCCAACGAGGACGTGATCGCCGCCTGCGCCCGCCACCCGAGCCAGCCTGTATGGCGCAAGCTCGAAAACATGCCCGAACAGATTGCCAAGATCATGGTCGACGGCAACCCGGTGGCCTGGTTCCAGGGCCGCATGGAGTTTGGCCCACGCGCGCTGGGTGGTCGTTCGATCATCGGTTGCCCAAGCGTCGAAGGCGTGGCCGACCGCATCAACCACCAGATCAAGTTCCGCGAGCGCTGGAGACCGTTCTGCCCGTCGATGCTCGACACCGTGGCGCCGCAGATGATCAAGATCGACCACCCGGCACCCTTCATGACCTTCACCTTCGAAGTGGCTGAAGAGTGGAAGGCCCGCGTGCCGGAAGTGGTCCACGAAGACGGTACCTCCCGCGCCCAGGTGCTCAAGCGTGAGTACAACCCGCGCTACTACGACATGATGAAGGCACTGGAAGTGCTCACCGGCAACGGTGTGTCGCTGAACACCTCGCTCAACCGCCGTGGCGAGCCGATGATCTGCTCGCCGACCGACGCATTGAACATGTTCTTCGGCTCGGACCTGCAGTACCTGATCATGGAAGACATCCTGGTGGTGAAGGACGGCGCTGAACCTTATGACCAACCGCTCTGA
- a CDS encoding PIG-L family deacetylase, with translation MSRKQQLLKRHRRNKRIGLLTALVALVLLGVLAWWWLPLLLLPLLWVAHEAWFADHLFYGADEDYAYRFEPGCEQPGVSLADGLLKLPGLQLRGDETLVLQVQLRCGWLGRFLDPGVHLGCAEGGDLQTFERGVRGSRFLNLSGLAPALCEGRLTVRGRFCRLLGQPRLFVLRQPELLRKRVMVIAPHADDAELAAYGLYSQADEAWIVTLTAGEIEAEHYQQMGLAPIEAARLKGRLRAWDSLAVPRWAGVPQERCAQLGYFCLQLQAMRESPDQPVASREADLLDTRPFRALNTLALPGDDGVPSWNNLLADLRALLLMARPQVIVMPHPSLDPHPDHVCARQAVVEALQGLEWQPELMLGYANHLHDNDRWPMGESGAGVALPPMLDDALTWSPCSLSLDARLQHDKAMALGMMHDLQPQPPFKRRLRRVIQRCLAGRRGSPYGENEFFRKAVRRHELFWILK, from the coding sequence GTGAGCCGCAAGCAGCAGTTGCTCAAGCGCCATCGGCGCAACAAGCGCATCGGCCTGCTGACGGCGCTGGTGGCCCTGGTGCTGCTGGGCGTGCTCGCCTGGTGGTGGCTGCCCTTGCTGTTGCTGCCACTGTTGTGGGTGGCCCATGAGGCCTGGTTCGCCGACCATCTGTTCTACGGGGCGGACGAAGACTACGCCTATCGTTTCGAGCCAGGCTGCGAACAGCCGGGTGTGAGCCTGGCCGACGGCCTGCTCAAGCTGCCAGGCTTGCAACTGCGCGGCGACGAGACGCTGGTTTTGCAGGTTCAACTGCGCTGCGGCTGGCTGGGGCGTTTTCTCGACCCCGGGGTGCACCTGGGCTGCGCTGAAGGCGGCGACCTGCAAACCTTCGAGCGGGGTGTGCGCGGTAGCCGATTTCTCAACCTGAGTGGCCTGGCGCCAGCGCTGTGCGAAGGTCGCTTGACTGTGCGCGGGCGCTTCTGCCGGCTGCTCGGCCAGCCGCGGCTGTTCGTGTTGCGTCAGCCTGAGCTGCTGCGCAAACGGGTCATGGTCATCGCGCCCCACGCCGACGATGCCGAACTGGCTGCCTATGGCCTTTACAGTCAGGCCGATGAGGCTTGGATCGTGACCCTCACCGCAGGCGAGATCGAGGCAGAGCATTACCAGCAGATGGGTTTGGCGCCAATCGAAGCTGCGCGCCTGAAAGGCCGGCTGCGTGCCTGGGACAGCCTGGCGGTACCGCGCTGGGCCGGCGTGCCGCAGGAGCGCTGCGCGCAACTGGGGTACTTCTGCCTGCAGTTGCAGGCCATGCGTGAGTCCCCGGACCAGCCCGTCGCTTCCCGCGAGGCTGACCTGCTCGACACCCGCCCGTTCCGCGCCCTGAATACCTTGGCCTTGCCGGGCGATGATGGCGTGCCCAGCTGGAACAACCTGCTGGCCGACTTGCGCGCACTGCTGCTGATGGCGCGTCCGCAGGTGATCGTGATGCCCCACCCGAGCCTGGACCCGCACCCGGACCATGTCTGTGCCCGGCAGGCGGTGGTTGAAGCCTTGCAGGGGTTGGAATGGCAGCCCGAGCTGATGTTGGGTTACGCCAACCACCTGCATGACAACGATCGTTGGCCGATGGGCGAATCTGGCGCGGGAGTTGCTTTGCCTCCCATGCTCGACGACGCGTTGACATGGAGCCCCTGTAGCCTGTCGCTTGACGCGCGGTTACAACACGACAAGGCAATGGCGCTGGGTATGATGCATGATTTGCAACCGCAGCCGCCGTTCAAGCGCCGGCTGCGCAGGGTGATCCAGCGCTGCCTCGCCGGCCGCCGGGGCTCGCCTTACGGTGAGAACGAGTTCTTCCGCAAGGCGGTACGCCGCCACGAGTTGTTCTGGATACTGAAATAA
- a CDS encoding 23S rRNA (adenine(2030)-N(6))-methyltransferase RlmJ, whose amino-acid sequence MNYRHAFHAGNHADVLKHIVLTRLIALMSRKEQPFAYIDTHAGLGLYDLQGDQATRTGEYLEGVARLWNRDDLPQTTADYLRIIKRLNPDGELRYYPGSPELARRLMRQQDRAQLNEKHPEDGALLKENMKKDPRVTVHLGEGWHIARALLPVQEKRAIMLIDPPFEQADELKRCCVAMKEAIGRMRQTVAAIWYPIKDQRSLTRFYQDLTSTGAPKLLRVELYVHHQDSPQGLNGSGLAIANPPWGLEDELKTLLPWLAKELAQTAGSFRMDWLIAE is encoded by the coding sequence ATGAACTATCGTCACGCCTTCCATGCCGGCAACCACGCCGACGTCCTCAAGCACATCGTGCTCACCCGCCTCATCGCCCTGATGTCGCGCAAGGAGCAGCCGTTCGCCTACATCGATACTCACGCAGGCCTTGGCCTTTATGACCTGCAGGGCGACCAGGCGACTCGCACCGGCGAGTATCTGGAGGGCGTAGCCCGCTTGTGGAACCGCGACGACCTGCCGCAAACCACAGCCGACTACCTGCGCATCATCAAGCGCCTGAACCCGGATGGCGAGCTGCGCTACTACCCGGGCTCGCCCGAGCTTGCCCGACGCCTGATGCGCCAGCAGGACCGCGCGCAGCTCAACGAGAAACACCCCGAAGACGGGGCGCTGCTCAAAGAGAACATGAAGAAGGACCCGCGCGTCACCGTGCACCTGGGTGAAGGCTGGCACATCGCCCGGGCCCTGCTGCCGGTGCAGGAAAAACGCGCGATCATGCTGATCGACCCGCCGTTCGAACAGGCCGATGAGCTCAAGCGCTGCTGTGTGGCCATGAAAGAGGCGATTGGTCGCATGCGCCAGACCGTCGCAGCCATCTGGTACCCGATCAAGGACCAGCGCTCGCTGACCCGCTTCTACCAGGACCTGACCAGCACCGGCGCGCCGAAGCTGCTGCGGGTGGAGCTGTACGTGCACCACCAGGACAGTCCGCAGGGCCTGAACGGTTCGGGCCTGGCCATCGCCAACCCGCCGTGGGGCCTTGAGGACGAGCTCAAGACCCTGCTGCCGTGGCTGGCGAAAGAGCTGGCACAGACTGCCGGCAGCTTCCGCATGGACTGGTTGATCGCCGAGTAA